CGCGTTCGTTCGACTACGAGGCTGACCCGAGGCCGACGCTGGAGGAGCTGCAGGCGTTCGTCGAGCCGGCGTACGAGCACATGGAGGCGAAGCGGCTGCGGATCGGGTACGAGACGGAGACGACAGTGCTGATCCCGCTGGTCGACGACGTCTGTCTCGAACTGTCGATGGACGGCTCCGGCTTCGACTACACGACGGCGCTCGACACCGACGCATACGACCGCTGGGTCAAGCTGGACGTGGACCCGCGTCTGCTCGCTCGCCTGTTCGAGAGCCCGCACGAGGCCTACTGGGCCGACGCGAAGATCGGTTCGCACGTCGGCATCAGCAAGAAGCCCGACGTGTACGAGCGTGGGCTGTTCAACGTCTTGGGGTCGTTCCACACCGACGGTGCAGTCACCCGCCGGGGACCGGGCAAACAGGAGGAGGCCACGAGTATCACCACCGACGGCGGCGACACTCAGTAGTCGCCGAGCACGCCGAGGCGGCGCGCTCGTCGCGTCGCCAGTTGGAACACGGCGTAGCCGGCGCCGAGGTAGACCCCCGCGACAGCGACCAACAGCGCCAGGTCAGTGAGCGGGAACTCCCACAGGCGCGTCCCGTCGACCATCGCGCGCTGGAGCAGCTCGCTCCCGTGGGCCAACGGGAAGACGGCGAGCCACGGCGCGTCGAGCGCGGGCGCCGACACGAGCACGACGAAGCCGAACTGGAGGAGGTTGAGCCAGTTACCGATCCGCTTGTAGAGGACGGCCAGGCCGCCGGCGGCGAAGCCCAAGCCGAGCACCGAACACACCGACAGCGTCGCGACGACGAGCACCGTGCCGACGTTGAGGCTGAGCGACGTGCCGGTGATGAGCAGCATCGCCGCGAGCACGACCGACGAGATGACGAAGGTACGCACCACCTTCGCGGCGCCCTTGAACAGCGCGACCGGTGCGAAGCCGAACGGCGTCATCACGTGTCGTTCGAGCGTCCCCCACTGCACCTCGCTGCCGATGTCGTTGGAGACGGCGGAGTACGCGCCCACCGACAGCGTCCACAGGAAGTAGCCGACGACGATGCCCTCGATGGAGTCGGCCAGCGCCGGCCCCGCGAGCATCCGGCCGCCGACGAACAGCACGCCGAAGAAGAACAGTGTCACCACGATGGCGCCGACCGCGTTCGCCGGGTAGCGCACGAAGATCAGGTACTCCCGGTACAGCACGGCGCGTGCGAGGTGCCAGTACGTCGCCGGTCGCGGTTCGTCCATGGCGTCGGCGCCCTCCCCGCTCATCGGTCCGCCTCCGTCGTCCCCGACGCACCCGAGTCGTCGAGACCGGTCAACGACACGAACACGTCCTCCAGATTCGGTTCGACCGTGCGGACAGCGTGGAGGCGTACGTCGCGCGAGCGCAAGAACGCAAGCAGGTCGTACAGCCCGTCGCTGTCGACGGCGACTTCGATTCGCGTTCCGTCTTCCCCGTCGAGTTCCGTCGCGTCGGTCACGTCGAACCGATCGCGAACGGTGTCCACGAGGGCGTCGTCGAGGTCGGGGCTCGCGACCCGGACGGCGCTCACGCCGCCGTTCCGCAGCAGCGCGTCGACGGTGTCGTCGGCGACGACGCGCCCGTCCGAGACGATGACGACGCGGTCGCAGACGGTCTCGATCACGTCCATGTCGTGACTGGAGAGCACGACCGTCAGATCCTCCTCCTCGGCGAGTCGGCGCAGTTCGCGCTGGAGCGTCCGCGAGCTCTCGACGTCTAGGCCGAGCGTCGGTTCGTCGAGGAACACGACTTCCGCGCCGCCCGCGAGCACGGTCGCCAGCGACACCTTCTGTTTCATCCCGCGCGAGAGGTCGCGCACCGGCGTGTCCGCCTTGTCCGCGAGGTCGAGTTGGCGGAGGATGCGCTCGTGGCGGTCGGCGACGGAGTCGGGGTCGACGCCGCTGATCGTCGTGAAGTAGCGGAGGTTCTCGCGCACGGTGAGGCGCCAGTAGTCGTTGCGCGCCCCCTCCAGCATCGCGTCGACGCGACCGTACGCCCCGCGTGGGTCGTCGAGCACGTCAGCCCCGAGCAGGGTGACGGACCCCTCGTCGGGGAGCACCATCCCGAGGATGGACTTGATCAGCGTCGTCTTCCCCGCACCGTTCGGTCCCAACAGCCCGACGACGGAGCCGCGCTCGATCCGCAGGGAGACGCCGTCGACGGCGGTCACGGCGTCGTCGCCGCTCCCGAAGCGCTTGCGGAGGTTCTCGACGACGACCGCGTCCTCGCGGGCCGGTGACGCCTCGGTGGCGCTCGCTCCGTGGGCTGTGGACCCGGACCGGTCGACTCGTTCGGCGCTCGACGCGGCGGCGTCGGCCCCGGATCCCCGTGTCATCGACGGGAGTAGTACCCCCACCAGAAAAGACCGTTCGGTGAGATGGGACGTCTCGCTCCAACGGTAATCCGGCCCAATCGGACGAGCTTACCGACTCGACAGGGTACGACGAACAATCCGCCGGATCTGCGTTGTACTATTCGCTATGAACATCAACTGGTACGCGGTACTGACAGGCTTCGCGGTCGCCCTCGGCTTGAGCATCGTGATATCGTTGCTGACGCCCGTCGGGGGCACGTCGGTGCTGCTGTTGGCGGCGCCCGCGCTCGTCGGCGGGTTCGTCGCGGGGTACATGGTATCCGGCGCGAGCGACGGCGCGATCAACGGTGGTCTCGCGACGGTGATCGGCGCGATCGCCGTGCTCGTGTTCCTCCTCGTCATGGAGGTCCTCGTGGCTGGGCTCATCGCAACCGTCGTCACCGCGACGATCGGGATCACCGCGATCCTCGTGCAGGCCATCCCCGGCGCCGCCGCCGGCGCACTCGGCGGGTGGATGAAAGACCGGCGCGAGCCAGCCCCCGCGGGCGCGACGACGCCCCGCTGACGGCGCCCTGCTGACGGCGCGTCGATCCTACGGCTGACGCCGCCACGGCTTGACGCCGCGGCGACGCCACTCGCCAGCGGAAAATGCGGCACACCTTCTTCGGCACGTTCCTTCCAGTCGTCGACTCGCTGCGCGACGAATCGCTGCAGCGGTCGGCGGTCGCCGTCCGGCATCGGTTTGTCGAGCTTACTACCGGGCCACTCCGACGTTGTCGACGCCTACTCTTGTCCCCGTGTGCCGAACCGACGGGCATGGCTGCGGATCGTCTCGACGAGTCGAACGAGACCGGGCGGCTCCCGGCGTTGAGCGACGGCGTCATCGCCATCGTGATCACGCTCCTCGTGTTGGACATCACGGTCCCCGACCTGCCGCCGGGCGCGTCCGAGTCGGCGATCGTCGCCGCCGTGCTCGCACAGAGTGGGCAGTTCGTCGGCTACGTGTTGAGTTTCCTCACGATCGGGCTGTACTGGACGCTCCACCGTCGGGCGTTCACGTACATCGACCGCCACGACCGCGGAGTCGTCTGGCTCAACCTCCTGTTCTTGCTACTGGTCAGCTTCGTCCCGTTCGCGACGAGCGTGTTCAGCACCGCGGCGACGCGACTCGCCGTCGCGTTCTACGCGGCTGTGCTGGCTATCACCGGGCTGATCCTCACGGTACTGTGGGTGTACGCGGGCCGCCAGCGACTCATGCGAGAGGGACTCGGCTCTCGCGTCGTCGTCATCGACGCCGCGCGCTTCCTCGCGACCCCGGCGGTGTTCGCACTGTCGATGGTGATCGCCACAGTGAGCACCCGGTGGGCGATCGCCTCGTGGCTTCTGTTGCTCCCGATCAACGGCGTGCTCCAATCTCGTCTCGCGGAGGCGTTCGAGTCGGAGTGAGGCGCCGCCGAATGACGATTCGACCCCAGACCCCCGCGTACACTCCCCTTATCGGTTGGTAACCCAGACCGACACGACCGCCGCCGTGACATAACGAAGTGTGTTCTCCCCCTCAACCCCAGCAGGCGGCAGCGACGG
This genomic interval from Halobaculum marinum contains the following:
- a CDS encoding ABC transporter permease; this translates as MSGEGADAMDEPRPATYWHLARAVLYREYLIFVRYPANAVGAIVVTLFFFGVLFVGGRMLAGPALADSIEGIVVGYFLWTLSVGAYSAVSNDIGSEVQWGTLERHVMTPFGFAPVALFKGAAKVVRTFVISSVVLAAMLLITGTSLSLNVGTVLVVATLSVCSVLGLGFAAGGLAVLYKRIGNWLNLLQFGFVVLVSAPALDAPWLAVFPLAHGSELLQRAMVDGTRLWEFPLTDLALLVAVAGVYLGAGYAVFQLATRRARRLGVLGDY
- a CDS encoding ABC transporter ATP-binding protein, with amino-acid sequence MTRGSGADAAASSAERVDRSGSTAHGASATEASPAREDAVVVENLRKRFGSGDDAVTAVDGVSLRIERGSVVGLLGPNGAGKTTLIKSILGMVLPDEGSVTLLGADVLDDPRGAYGRVDAMLEGARNDYWRLTVRENLRYFTTISGVDPDSVADRHERILRQLDLADKADTPVRDLSRGMKQKVSLATVLAGGAEVVFLDEPTLGLDVESSRTLQRELRRLAEEEDLTVVLSSHDMDVIETVCDRVVIVSDGRVVADDTVDALLRNGGVSAVRVASPDLDDALVDTVRDRFDVTDATELDGEDGTRIEVAVDSDGLYDLLAFLRSRDVRLHAVRTVEPNLEDVFVSLTGLDDSGASGTTEADR
- a CDS encoding DUF5518 domain-containing protein, whose protein sequence is MNINWYAVLTGFAVALGLSIVISLLTPVGGTSVLLLAAPALVGGFVAGYMVSGASDGAINGGLATVIGAIAVLVFLLVMEVLVAGLIATVVTATIGITAILVQAIPGAAAGALGGWMKDRREPAPAGATTPR
- a CDS encoding TMEM175 family protein, with protein sequence MAADRLDESNETGRLPALSDGVIAIVITLLVLDITVPDLPPGASESAIVAAVLAQSGQFVGYVLSFLTIGLYWTLHRRAFTYIDRHDRGVVWLNLLFLLLVSFVPFATSVFSTAATRLAVAFYAAVLAITGLILTVLWVYAGRQRLMREGLGSRVVVIDAARFLATPAVFALSMVIATVSTRWAIASWLLLLPINGVLQSRLAEAFESE